In Aspergillus flavus chromosome 3, complete sequence, one genomic interval encodes:
- a CDS encoding RNA 3'-terminal phosphate cyclase (RNA-3') translates to MATSQPPLRFTGHKNFVYRLVFATLTGRTVHISQIRPSSPTNPGLAPHEISFLRLLEAVTNGSQLEISYTGTIVVYKPGLITGSGAGAGSGGVIRHELPAGCNRGVSYYLLPLCLLAPFSKAPVKVLFTGPGVITSSTPTGDMSVDSVRTAILPLYNQFGIFNNIELRILRRSNPGHNGRGGGGEVQLVFGHQVRLPKTLHLMNPGRIKKIRGVAYAVGVSASNNARMIETARGVLNPLVPDTYVFSDVSSAPLVPAPEKSNPSAKKKIGLGFGLSLVAESSTGCLFSADVASPPSGGQAPEDIGKQCAYQLLETISKGGCIAPAAAATMLGLMTMGSEDVGRIQLGRDVIADEGVIQLARDLAKFGAPGWGLREAAGENERGDIVVSVVGRGIGNVGRKVA, encoded by the coding sequence CCGTACGGTGCATATCTCTCAGATCCGCCCTTCCTCTCCTACCAACCCTGGTCTTGCTCCGCATGagatttcctttcttcgtcttctcgaGGCTGTCACCAATGGTTCTCAACTTGAAATCTCTTATACTGGAACAATTGTTGTCTACAAACCTGGTCTTATCACTGGAAGTGGTGCAGGAGCAGGCAGCGGTGGTGTAATCAGACATGAGCTCCCAGCAGGTTGTAATCGCGGTGTGAGCTACTACCTTTTGCCTCTCTGTCTTTTAGCCCCATTCTCCAAGGCTCCTGTAAAGGTTCTCTTCACTGGCCCTGGTGTGATCACTTCATCTACGCCAACGGGTGATATGTCCGTGGACAGCGTGCGAACCGCGATCTTGCCGCTCTACAATCAATTCGGAATATTCAACAACATCGAACTCCGCATCCTACGAAGATCTAACCCTGGACATAACGGCAggggcggcggcggagaagTTCAGCTGGTCTTCGGCCACCAAGTGCGTCTCCCGAAAACTCTTCATCTGATGAACCCGGGTAGAATAAAGAAGATTCGTGGTGTGGCCTATGCCGTCGGTGTCTCAGCTTCCAATAACGCCAGAATGATCGAAACCGCTCGTGGTGTTCTCAACCCACTTGTGCCGGATACTTACGTTTTCTCTGATGTGTCCTCTGCCCCGCTGGTTCCTGCCCCAGAGAAGAGCAATCCTTCGGCTAAGAAGAAGATCGGTCTTGGATTCGGTTTGTCGCTTGTTGCAGAGTCCTCGACTGGTTGCCTCTTTTCTGCGGATGTGGCATCCCCGCCTTCGGGTGGCCAGGCTCCTGAGGATATTGGAAAGCAGTGCGCTTATCAGCTGCTTGAAACCATCTCGAAAGGTGGTTGTATTGCtcccgcagcagcagcgacCATGCTGGGTCTTATGACAATGGGCTCAGAGGATGTTGGCCGGATTCAACTTGGCCGTGATGTGATTGCTGACGAAGGTGTAATCCAGCTGGCGAGAGACTTAGCGAAATTTGGCGCACCTGGCTGGGGTCTTAGAGAGGCTGCCGGAGAAAATGAGCGTGGTGACATCGTTGTCAGCGTGGTTGGACGGGGTATTGGAAATGTTGGACGAAAGGTTGCTTGA